Proteins from one Telopea speciosissima isolate NSW1024214 ecotype Mountain lineage chromosome 1, Tspe_v1, whole genome shotgun sequence genomic window:
- the LOC122641973 gene encoding uncharacterized protein LOC122641973 gives MEKMGYEVGSLVLKVLVETIGFFAKTFSFLSSLASDPLFSTIVALYSLILLYLPQIFVDLVFSPVLISTAILLSSLLRLGAIQSVEEQNNNKPTEQEEIESSSVEVYKWVKCETGTDTEKETITEPCVSPSMKPFFSASNSFVEWNVGAPLEVIYEEYEGEEEECSNDKGIDRMPSLLLYYSESDSGSSSDGDLPAIERWDSSESMCFRWDEEDREGLIEIPLDGKRNSISVFQVEEENLIEIDISLSPFGVQATN, from the coding sequence ATGGAGAAGATGGGATACGAAGTGGGTTCTCTCGTTTTGAAAGTTTTGGTAGAAACCATTGGATTCTTCGCCAAAACATTCTCATTCCTATCGTCTCTTGCTTCTGATCCTCTGTTCTCCACCATCGTCGCTCTCTACAGCCTAATCCTCCTCTATCTCCCCCAAATTTTCGTCGATCTCGTTTTCTCACCAGTCTTGATCTCAACTGCAATTCTGTTATCGAGCTTACTACGATTAGGAGCTATTCAGAGTGTTGAAGAACAGAACAATAATAAGCCGACGGAACAGGAAGAAATCGAATCGTCGTCAGTCGAGGTTTACAAATGGGTCAAATGCGAAACAGGAACAGATACAGAGAAAGAAACCATCACTGAACCTTGCGTCAGTCCGAgtatgaaacccttcttctccgCCTCCAATTCATTCGTGGAATGGAACGTGGGAGCCCCACTAGAAGTCATTTACGAAGAGtatgaaggagaagaggaggaatgTTCCAATGACAAGGGCATCGACAGAATGCCGTCGTTGTTGCTTTATTACTCAGAATCTGATTCGGGTAGCTCGTCGGACGGTGATTTACCCGCAATCGAGAGGTGGGATTCGTCGGAAAGTATGTGTTTCAGATGGGACGAAGAGGACAGAGAGGGATTGATCGAGATACCGTTGGATGGAAAGAGAAACTCCATTTCTGTTTTTCAGGTGGAAGAAGAGAACCTAATAGAAATCGACATCTCTCTTAGCCCTTTCGGAGTTCAGGCGACGAATTGA